The following proteins come from a genomic window of Brachionichthys hirsutus isolate HB-005 chromosome 20, CSIRO-AGI_Bhir_v1, whole genome shotgun sequence:
- the stx7l gene encoding syntaxin-7: protein MAYQAGIQEDPSALVHSISSNIQKLTLLTSELQRSVALLGTEQDTSHHLQTLQQNQQQGNQLAKETDRLMKSFTALPVGPDQRQRKIQKERLLNDFSAALNSFQKIQRQAASKEKESVARVRASSRVSGGQSEDSFGNISPFVIDSQMQAQTEAITEEDLRMIQERESAIKQLESDIVDVNDIFKDLGMMVHEQGDIIDSIEANVENADVKVQRGTQQLSRAADHQRSSRKKIFFVLVVLAIVGVAIGLIIWASLRP, encoded by the exons ATGGCCTACCAAGCGGGGATTCAAGAGGATCCCAGTGCTTTGGTGCACAGCATCAGCTCCAACATCCAGAAGCTGACACTACTGA CCTCTGAGCTGCAGAGGTCGGTCGCTCTGCTGGGAACAGAGCAGGACACCAGCCATCATCTGCAGACACT GCAACAGAATCAGCAGCAAGGCAATCAGCTTGCGAAGGAGACTGACAGATTAATGAAGTCATTTACGGCGCTTCCTGTTGGCCCTGATCAG CGACAGAGAAAGATCCAGAAAGAGCGACTGCTGAATGACTTCTCCGCCGCTCTGAACAGCTTCCAAAAGATCCAGCGGCAGGCAGCCAGCAAAGAAAAAGAGTCTGTGGCCAGAGTCCGGGCCAGCTCCAGGGTGTCG GGAGGTCAGTCTGAAGACAGCTTTGGAAATATTTCTCCATTCGTAAT CGATTCCCAGATGCAGGCTCAGACCGAGGCCATCACCGAAGAGGACCTGAGGATGATCCAGGAGCGAGAATCAGCCATTAAGCAGCTGGAG TCCGACATCGTAGACGTCAATGACATCTTCAAGGACCTGGGGATGATGGTCCACGAGCAGGGAGACATAATAG ACAGCATCGAGGCCAATGTGGAGAATGCAGATGTGAAGGTGCAGCGAGGCACGCAGCAGCTGTCCCGGGCTGCTGACCACCAG CGGAGCTCTCGGAAGAAGATCTTCTTCGTGCTGGTAGTGTTGGCTATAGTCGGTGTTGCTATTGGACTCATCATTTGGGCCTCTCTGAGGCCGTGA
- the LOC137909524 gene encoding protein LEG1 homolog, protein MWAQTTSQVSDLPMENGLRIVNPWNFVHHMSLYRLMIDATAPYMQVLWSNATDNPMWGQPLQLGWFFTSGRLADPTGASTCGLQADPACVSAQSWWACVNYFGIALSFMSAAQQGLFGESVQVQMQVPEGEGDYCTTYADCAARYPDAVAKWDAFFQALKSVNESLLPENEEKDALLGFYWEAQTASNHASSVCNSRRSHYSSAEQTFTEAWLNSAQYVSACRYHSTLEKASLFLAPMPSRILREDDSAPNISDLTLEENRMLNTFNWLNSINNFFGGRLLSMWNRSMCSVATRENGRQMLEQLLLNPSFAASSFLTIVNRMREC, encoded by the exons ATGTGGGCACAAACGACCAGCCAGGTGAGCGACCTGCCGATGGAAAACGGGCTCCGGATTGTCAACCCCTGGAACTTCGTCCACCATATGAGTCTCTACCGGCTGATGATAGACGCTACAGCACCCTATATGCAAGTCTTGTGGTCCAATGCTACAGACAACCCCATGTGGGGACAGCCACTGCAACTGGGATGGTTTTTCACCTCAG GACGCCTTGCTGACCCAACGGGCGCCTCAACCTGTGGCCTGCAAGCTGACCCCGCGTGTGTCTCCGCTCAAAGCTGGTGGGCCT GTGTGAATTACTTTGGCATCGCGTTGTCTTTCATGTCTGCTGCTCAACAAGGCCTGTTCGGAGAGAGCGTCCAG GTTCAGATGCAAGTGCCTGAAGGTGAAGGAGACTATTGCACCACATATGCTGACTGTGCAGCTCGCTACCCGGATGCCGTCGCGAAGTGGGATGCCTTTTTTCAG GCTCTGAAGTCTGTGAATGAGTCTCTTCTTCCTGAGAATGAGGAGAAAGACGCTCTCCTTGGTTTCTACTGGGAAGCGCAAACTGCTTCAAATCACGCCTCTTCTGTTTGTAACAGCAG GAGGAGCCACTACTCCTCTGCGGAGCAGACGTTTACGGAAGCCTGGCTGAACTCGGCCCAGTACGTCTCTGCATGTCGTTACCATTCCACTTTGGAAAAAGCGTCCTTGTTCTTAGCCCCTATGCCCAGCAGAATTTTGCGG GAGGACGACAGCGCGCCTAACATCAGTGATTTGACTCTGGAGGAGAACCGTATGCTCAATACCTTCAATTGGCTCAATTCCATTAACAATTTCTTTG GTGGGAGGCTGTTGAGCATGTGGAATCGTTCCATGTGTTCAGTGGCAACGAGGGAGAACGGCAGACAGATGTTGGAACAGCTGCTCCTGAATCCCAGCTTCGCCGCGTCCTCCTTCCTAACCATTGTCAATAGAATGCGTGaatgctga
- the dpf3 gene encoding zinc finger protein DPF3: MCFFFVRVPNYIEILNITFQSSSKMATVIHNPLKSLGDQFYREAIEHCRSYNARLCAERSVRMPFLDSQTGVAQNNCYIWMEKCHRQPGRGAGQMYTYPARCWRKKRRLHPPLDPQLRLCELRLEAELAPKREVPPGEATALEALLRGDSLLDKKNNVCKEEETLLEIQRVLEAEENGDGFHDDEDFELDTPKRKYRNRGKNRGSSRRRAEPVNTDDQDKPYVCDNRYKQKHNSKKAEEVCGKRYKNRPGLSYHYTHTHLAEEEGEEEKETEMAPSPPPRCSDNHKPQKGPDGVIIPNDYCDFCLGDQDSNRKTGQAEELVSCSDCGRSGHPTCLQFTDNMMQAVRTYQWQCIECKSCSICGTSENDDQLLFCDDCDRGYHMYCLKPPMTQPPEGSWSCHLCLDLLKDKASAYGEA; this comes from the exons GTTAGGTGACCAGTTCTACAGGGAGGCCATCGAACACTGTCGCAGCTACAACGCCCGGCTCTGCGCCGaacgcagcgtgcgcatgcccTTCCTGGACTCGCAAACTGGTGTTGCACAGAACAACTGCTACATCTGGATGGAGAAGTGCCACCGCCAGCCAG GCCGGGGAGCAGGACAGATGTACACCTACCCTGCTCGTTGCTGGAGAAAGAAGAGGCGACTCCACCCGCCCCTGGACCCCCAGCTGCGCCTGTGTGAGCTCCGACTAG AAGCTGAACTGGCCCCAAAGCGTGAGGTTCCTCCAGGGGAGGCCACAGCATTGGAGGCCCTCCTGAGGggggacagcctgctggataaaaaaaacaacgtctGTAAAGAGGAGGAGACGTTGCTGGAAATCCAG CGAGTTCTTGAAGCGGAGGAAAATGGAGACGGTTTCCACGACGATGAAGACTTTGAACTGGATACTCCAAAGAGGAAGTACAGGAACAGAGGCAAG AACAGAGGATCCAGTCGCAGAAGGGCGGAGCCTGTCAACACGGACGACCAGGACAAACCTTACGTTTGCGACA ATAGATACAAACAAAAGCATAACTCAAAAAAGGCTGAAGAAG TGTGCGGAAAGCGTTACAAGAACCGGCCTGGCCTGAGCTACCACTACACTCACACTCATCTtgcagaggaggaaggcgaggaggaaaaggaaacagAGATGGCCCCGTCCCCCCCGCCACGGTGCTCGGATAACCACAAAC CTCAGAAAGGCCCGGATGGCGTCATCATTCCCAACGACTACTGCGACTTCTGCCTGGGAGACCAGGACTCCAACAGGAAGACAGGCCAGGCCGAGGAGCTGGTGTCCTGCTCAGACTGTGGACGCTCCG gtcaccCCACATGTCTGCAGTTCACTGACAACATGATGCAGGCAGTGAGGACGTACCAATGGCAGTGCATAGAGTGCAAGTCTTGCAGCATCTGCGGCACCTCGGAGAACGAT gaccagctgctgttctgtgATGACTGCGACAGAGGATACCACATGTACTGCCTGAAACCTCCGATGACCCAGCCTCCAGAAG ggaGCTGGAGCTGCCATTTGTGTCTGGACCTGTTAAAGGACAAGGCTTCCGCCTACGGAGAGGCATAA